A genomic region of Hugenholtzia roseola DSM 9546 contains the following coding sequences:
- a CDS encoding choice-of-anchor L domain-containing protein, with amino-acid sequence MPFHKIHKKADSDTSTLLLLHFILHTMEISHFPTFFKKQHPLWVALFFWSCLSLPLMGQVTITPSISPAEIAARLEGPGVSISNVTVTNAATGIVSDPLSYGGFDRNLPLDELDSIGLGTSGIVMSSGRVDNMANPVGFFASYNNTGGNDPDLFGIANVTINDATVIEFDVVPTGDTIRFEYTFGSEEYPNFAPPNSSAFNDVFAFFITIGGTKFNIALLPDGVTPVGINTVNPATPAPFDVHYYNNVGTGQQIPYGGLTRLLVAISGVTPCQSYHIELKIADGGDSSFDSGVFVEKVSSNEITIDASTDVSFPGIQTDANGNVIGVCQDASFTLERTRIDIPETVALVYGGSAVTSNVITPALYPATHQYLTGDSVFTIIFDQANYNNIDNDGADTLDIYINDICGNPLDTAYIYFAKGTSQTIMSLPAAVNDTVKVCAGQQIHFFTNQVYEHYQWYNNDQLLPVDTLFEYFYTPLTPGTDSVYLRVENQSGCIAYDTIYIAVGVPAPLDLEADIVLCQSDGDTILRAFEPVHGTHMTYNWFENGNPIGTDDTVLVIPAFGDPFVPVTRIYSVEVVNDTSGCTVTDQVSITYNPNPFLDIGTYTQRCDNDAPTVFSAAHPSHGANMTYTWYEVIGTDSTVVGNAANLTVPLTTNGLVPTTAMYRVIALNNVTGCENTDTVSVTAFPNPIAEITFNNNSETQIS; translated from the coding sequence TTGCCTTTCCATAAAATCCATAAAAAAGCGGATTCTGATACTTCTACACTTCTACTACTACACTTTATTTTGCATACGATGGAAATTTCTCATTTTCCTACCTTTTTCAAAAAGCAGCACCCACTTTGGGTAGCCCTATTCTTTTGGTCGTGCCTAAGTCTGCCCTTGATGGGGCAGGTTACGATTACGCCCAGCATCTCACCTGCCGAAATAGCCGCACGCTTAGAAGGACCGGGTGTGAGCATTTCGAATGTAACGGTAACAAATGCAGCCACAGGTATCGTAAGCGACCCCCTTTCATACGGGGGCTTCGATAGGAATTTGCCCTTAGATGAATTAGATAGCATCGGCTTGGGTACTTCGGGTATCGTTATGAGTTCGGGGCGAGTAGATAATATGGCAAACCCTGTGGGCTTTTTTGCCAGCTACAACAACACGGGCGGCAACGACCCCGACCTTTTTGGAATCGCAAACGTTACGATAAACGACGCAACTGTTATAGAGTTTGATGTTGTGCCTACGGGCGATACCATTCGCTTTGAATATACTTTTGGTTCGGAAGAATATCCCAACTTTGCTCCCCCTAATAGCAGTGCTTTTAATGACGTTTTCGCCTTTTTTATTACGATTGGGGGTACAAAGTTTAATATTGCCTTGCTGCCTGATGGCGTTACGCCTGTGGGCATCAATACGGTAAATCCAGCTACGCCTGCGCCTTTTGATGTGCATTACTACAACAATGTAGGAACAGGGCAGCAAATCCCTTACGGCGGTCTGACGCGCCTTTTAGTCGCGATTTCGGGCGTTACGCCTTGTCAAAGTTATCATATAGAACTAAAAATTGCAGACGGCGGCGATAGCTCTTTTGATTCAGGTGTGTTTGTGGAAAAGGTTAGCTCTAATGAAATTACAATCGATGCTTCTACCGACGTATCTTTCCCCGGTATCCAAACAGATGCCAATGGAAACGTTATCGGAGTTTGTCAAGATGCTTCTTTTACTTTGGAACGCACACGCATTGATATTCCCGAAACGGTAGCCCTTGTCTATGGCGGAAGCGCGGTAACGAGCAATGTCATCACCCCTGCCCTTTATCCTGCTACGCATCAATACCTAACAGGCGATTCTGTTTTTACAATTATTTTTGACCAAGCCAATTACAACAACATAGACAATGACGGTGCAGACACGCTCGATATTTACATCAATGATATTTGTGGAAATCCCTTAGATACTGCCTATATCTATTTTGCAAAAGGTACAAGTCAGACCATTATGTCGCTCCCTGCGGCGGTAAATGATACCGTTAAAGTCTGTGCAGGGCAGCAAATTCATTTTTTCACCAACCAGGTCTATGAACATTATCAGTGGTATAACAACGACCAACTTTTGCCTGTCGACACCCTTTTTGAATATTTTTATACCCCCCTTACGCCGGGTACGGATTCGGTTTATTTGCGTGTAGAAAATCAAAGTGGCTGTATTGCTTACGATACTATTTACATAGCCGTAGGCGTTCCCGCACCGCTGGATTTAGAGGCTGATATTGTACTTTGTCAGAGCGACGGCGATACCATTTTACGCGCCTTTGAGCCGGTACATGGCACACACATGACCTATAATTGGTTTGAAAATGGAAACCCCATTGGCACAGACGACACTGTTTTGGTCATTCCTGCCTTTGGCGACCCCTTTGTGCCTGTTACGCGCATCTATTCGGTAGAGGTAGTCAATGATACTTCGGGCTGTACCGTTACCGACCAAGTTTCGATAACCTACAATCCAAATCCATTCTTAGACATCGGAACTTATACGCAAAGATGCGACAACGACGCGCCCACTGTTTTTAGTGCCGCTCACCCTTCGCATGGCGCAAACATGACCTATACTTGGTATGAGGTTATTGGTACAGATTCTACCGTTGTGGGAAATGCCGCAAATCTGACTGTACCCCTGACTACCAATGGCTTAGTTCCAACGACGGCAATGTATCGAGTAATTGCGCTCAATAATGTTACAGGTTGTGAAAATACGGATACGGTTTCTGTTACGGCTTTTCCAAATCCAATTGCAGAAATTACCTTTAATAACAATTCAGAAACGCAAATTTCTTT
- a CDS encoding PorP/SprF family type IX secretion system membrane protein, which produces MLPKYTRLLTFLLALFCSPLAAQDLQFSQFYASPLYLNPAFAGSTQGGRVSLNYRNQWPSTDANFVSYAGAFDYHFADVRSSIGAIVKVDEMAGVYKNTDFSLIYSYLIPISDNIAIQPALQGTYVLRTLGYEGLTFGDMFVPGFGFIDPTAEEFPRGRVNYLDISTGALLFGTDFWFGASVHHLNRPNESTLGGLAALPMKISLHGGYRFNFSAPYEQREKSLTPNFMYKRQGTFQQLNVGAYATLEPLTFGLWYRGFPLTQTTEGFPIHDAMVLMAGVKFGDWNFGYSFDWAISELASINANSHEISLTYTFGSSDVTCPNPWTKRRRGGVGFRR; this is translated from the coding sequence ATGCTACCCAAATATACCCGCTTACTTACCTTCCTACTCGCCCTCTTTTGCTCGCCTTTGGCAGCCCAAGACCTACAATTTTCGCAGTTCTACGCCTCGCCCCTATACCTAAATCCCGCCTTTGCAGGCTCTACACAGGGCGGCAGAGTAAGCCTCAACTACCGCAATCAGTGGCCTTCTACTGATGCCAACTTTGTAAGTTATGCAGGCGCATTTGATTATCATTTTGCTGATGTTAGAAGCTCGATAGGTGCGATTGTGAAAGTAGATGAAATGGCAGGCGTGTATAAAAATACAGACTTCTCGCTTATCTATTCCTACCTTATTCCCATTTCCGACAACATAGCCATTCAGCCTGCCCTGCAAGGCACGTATGTTTTGCGCACTTTGGGCTATGAAGGACTCACCTTTGGCGATATGTTTGTACCCGGTTTTGGCTTTATAGACCCTACGGCAGAGGAATTTCCGCGTGGGCGCGTCAATTATTTGGACATCTCTACGGGTGCATTGCTCTTTGGTACTGATTTTTGGTTTGGGGCTTCGGTGCATCACCTCAACCGTCCTAACGAATCTACTTTGGGCGGATTGGCTGCCCTGCCTATGAAAATTTCGCTACATGGTGGCTACCGCTTCAATTTTAGCGCACCTTACGAACAGCGCGAAAAAAGCCTCACGCCTAACTTTATGTATAAAAGACAAGGCACTTTTCAGCAGCTCAATGTGGGTGCTTACGCCACCTTAGAGCCGCTTACTTTCGGACTTTGGTATCGCGGTTTTCCCCTTACACAAACCACAGAAGGCTTCCCTATTCATGATGCCATGGTCTTGATGGCAGGTGTAAAATTTGGCGATTGGAACTTCGGTTATAGCTTCGATTGGGCAATTTCAGAATTGGCTTCTATCAATGCCAACTCGCACGAAATTTCGCTTACCTACACTTTTGGCAGCAGCGACGTAACTTGCCCTAACCCTTGGACGAAGCGCAGACGCGGCGGCGTAGGCTTTAGAAGATAA
- a CDS encoding DASH family cryptochrome, producing the protein MKPLCFLNKKIAPSVIEGMKTAIFWFRNDLRLHDNRALAAACAAYPQVLMVYCLDPRLWQELDLGFKKTGAFRTQFLLESLSDLKQNLQKRGSDLLLLEGRPERALPLLAQRVGASRIFASQEATSEEILVEENLKKVLPNTIKLQLFWQSTLHLLEDLNFEVQHLPDIFTQYRKKVENKVRIQPPLPTANTFGENTFSIFSEVAAFNTQYQPLGIKILDTLPTLADFGFEAQEVEKVVNPDSRAVLPFKGGETAALARLQNYFWEKDALRYYKETRNGLIGADYSSKFSAWLALGALSPRQIYSQIQAYERERIANDSTYWLVFELLWRDYFRWVALKYGNRLFWSSGLKGEKLPTNPYKPAFEKWKNAHTRQPFIDANMKELALTGFMSNRGRQNVASYLVKDLKVEWRWGAAYFESQLIDYDVASNWGNWTYVAGVGNDPRENRYFNPKTQAERYDPKGEYVDLWLKS; encoded by the coding sequence TTGAAGCCACTTTGTTTTTTAAACAAAAAAATTGCGCCTTCTGTTATCGAGGGCATGAAAACAGCAATCTTTTGGTTTAGGAACGATTTGAGGCTGCACGACAACCGCGCCCTTGCCGCCGCTTGTGCTGCCTATCCGCAGGTCTTGATGGTCTATTGCCTCGACCCGCGCCTTTGGCAAGAACTGGATTTAGGTTTTAAAAAAACAGGAGCTTTTCGCACCCAATTTCTACTCGAAAGCCTTTCCGATTTAAAACAAAACCTACAAAAAAGAGGGAGCGATTTGCTGCTTTTGGAAGGCAGACCTGAAAGAGCCTTGCCGCTTTTGGCGCAAAGAGTAGGCGCAAGCCGCATTTTTGCCTCCCAAGAAGCCACTTCGGAAGAAATATTGGTAGAAGAAAATTTAAAAAAAGTCTTACCTAATACAATTAAGTTACAACTTTTTTGGCAGAGTACCCTGCACCTGCTCGAAGATTTGAACTTTGAGGTACAGCATCTACCCGATATTTTTACACAATACCGCAAAAAAGTAGAAAATAAAGTTAGGATACAGCCGCCACTACCTACTGCCAACACATTTGGCGAAAATACCTTCTCTATTTTTTCGGAAGTGGCAGCATTTAATACCCAGTATCAACCTTTGGGTATTAAAATTTTAGACACCTTGCCCACCTTAGCGGATTTCGGTTTTGAGGCGCAAGAAGTGGAAAAGGTAGTCAATCCCGACTCGCGTGCCGTTTTGCCCTTCAAAGGGGGTGAAACGGCAGCCTTAGCCCGTCTGCAAAACTATTTTTGGGAAAAAGATGCCCTTCGGTATTACAAAGAAACGCGCAACGGACTTATTGGCGCAGATTATTCGTCCAAATTTTCGGCATGGTTAGCCTTAGGTGCGCTTTCGCCACGTCAGATTTATAGCCAGATTCAAGCGTATGAGCGTGAGCGTATCGCAAATGATTCTACTTATTGGCTTGTTTTCGAACTTTTGTGGCGCGATTATTTTCGTTGGGTCGCGCTCAAATATGGCAACCGTCTTTTTTGGAGTAGCGGCTTGAAGGGCGAAAAATTGCCTACCAATCCTTACAAACCTGCCTTTGAAAAGTGGAAAAATGCACACACAAGACAACCTTTTATAGATGCTAATATGAAAGAATTGGCACTAACAGGTTTTATGTCTAATAGAGGCAGGCAGAATGTAGCCTCTTATTTGGTCAAAGATTTAAAGGTAGAATGGAGATGGGGCGCAGCCTATTTCGAGAGCCAACTCATAGACTATGATGTAGCCAGTAATTGGGGAAATTGGACTTATGTGGCAGGTGTGGGCAATGACCCACGCGAAAATCGCTATTTCAATCCCAAGACCCAAGCCGAGCGATACGACCCCAAGGGTGAGTATGTGGATTTATGGCTGAAATCATAA
- a CDS encoding OmpA family protein has protein sequence MQKTNKILVYLLTLALFLPLLQACKTWSKAAKGGVIGGVVGGTLGGLVSKKNKGVAIAAGAAIGGAAGAAIGAYMDKQAKELEQQLEKDATVVRVEEGIQVTFNGGILFDTNSDRLRPAAQQNLREFSATLRKYADTNLIIQGHTDSTGSDEYNQTLSEKRASSVQSFLLANGVGAARLDMVGMGETMPIADNNTEAGRQQNRRVEIIIVANEELKRKAENGELK, from the coding sequence ATGCAAAAAACAAACAAAATCTTGGTTTATCTTCTTACGCTTGCCCTCTTTCTACCCCTCTTGCAAGCCTGCAAAACTTGGAGCAAGGCAGCAAAAGGTGGCGTAATCGGCGGCGTTGTGGGCGGCACTTTGGGCGGCTTGGTGAGCAAAAAGAACAAAGGCGTAGCGATTGCAGCAGGAGCAGCGATTGGCGGCGCGGCAGGAGCGGCGATTGGCGCGTATATGGATAAACAAGCCAAAGAATTAGAGCAGCAGTTGGAAAAAGATGCGACTGTAGTGCGTGTAGAAGAGGGCATACAAGTTACCTTCAATGGGGGGATTCTCTTCGACACCAATTCCGACCGTCTGCGCCCTGCGGCACAGCAAAATCTGCGCGAATTTTCGGCTACCTTGCGCAAATATGCCGACACCAATCTGATTATTCAAGGGCATACTGATAGCACAGGTTCGGACGAATACAACCAAACGCTTTCCGAAAAAAGAGCCAGCTCGGTACAAAGTTTCCTCTTGGCAAATGGCGTAGGGGCGGCGCGTCTGGATATGGTAGGCATGGGCGAAACAATGCCAATAGCCGACAACAACACCGAAGCAGGTAGGCAGCAAAATCGCCGCGTCGAGATTATCATTGTAGCAAATGAGGAGCTAAAACGCAAGGCTGAAAACGGCGAATTGAAGTAG
- the tilS gene encoding tRNA lysidine(34) synthetase TilS: MKTELRDRLIAQMADFVAKNALFEKEAPLLVAVSGGIDSVVLCDLLIAQGYKIAIAHCNFSLRGIESDQDQIWVEKFALKNRVPFFSKKFDTLQIIKEQKRKRKDNKEKKQTSIQVIARQLRYQFFLEILEKEKYQHLLTAHHQDDLMESLLLNLCKGTGIAGLRGILPKRPYPSSYFLNQDKSNLEVSNFYAEKNKYYLVRPLLFLNKSHILEYAKKYNLQWREDSSNQTDKYRRNLIRHQVSPILHQVNEKAAAKFAHSAERAAEMEQLFLQHYRFFYKKYVQKTKQFGQTLFKIQYQGLQRSSAPAAILYQLLKTKHFSYHTCQKISNQIKSLQTPLLESLRFESKSHVFLLDKYEIILYPKNSKSSFFVLEKANDKVIFFDKTISTSLISIEKFTASFPAADAPLALFDAAQISFPLHLRLWQAGDSFAPLGMKGRHKKVSDVLNDLKISTFEKNNTWVLLSKGEIIWVVGKRISDLHKVLPTTQTLLAVRIEAEK, encoded by the coding sequence ATGAAAACAGAACTTAGAGATAGACTCATAGCGCAAATGGCAGATTTTGTAGCCAAAAACGCACTTTTTGAAAAAGAAGCACCGCTGCTGGTAGCCGTTTCGGGAGGGATAGATTCCGTAGTTTTATGTGATTTGTTAATCGCACAAGGCTATAAAATCGCAATCGCTCACTGCAATTTTAGCCTGCGTGGAATAGAATCTGACCAAGACCAGATTTGGGTAGAAAAGTTTGCTTTGAAAAACAGAGTTCCCTTTTTTTCAAAAAAGTTTGATACGCTGCAAATCATAAAAGAGCAAAAAAGAAAGCGAAAGGATAACAAAGAAAAAAAGCAAACCTCTATTCAGGTGATAGCGCGTCAGCTCCGCTATCAGTTTTTTTTAGAGATTTTGGAAAAAGAAAAATACCAACACCTACTCACTGCCCACCACCAAGACGACTTGATGGAAAGCCTCTTGCTCAACCTTTGCAAAGGCACAGGAATAGCAGGACTGCGCGGAATTTTACCCAAACGTCCCTACCCTTCTTCATATTTTTTGAATCAAGATAAAAGCAATTTAGAAGTGAGTAATTTTTATGCAGAAAAAAATAAATATTATTTAGTAAGACCACTTCTTTTTTTAAACAAAAGTCATATTTTGGAATACGCAAAAAAATATAATTTGCAGTGGCGTGAAGATAGTAGCAACCAGACCGATAAGTACAGACGCAACCTTATACGCCACCAAGTAAGTCCCATTCTGCACCAAGTCAATGAAAAAGCCGCTGCCAAATTTGCGCATAGTGCAGAGCGAGCCGCCGAAATGGAACAGTTATTTTTACAGCACTATCGTTTTTTTTACAAAAAATACGTTCAGAAAACGAAACAATTTGGACAAACGCTTTTCAAAATTCAGTATCAAGGCTTACAAAGAAGTAGCGCACCTGCGGCTATTCTCTATCAACTTTTAAAAACAAAGCACTTTTCTTATCATACCTGTCAAAAAATAAGTAACCAAATAAAGTCCCTCCAAACGCCGCTTTTAGAGAGTCTGCGTTTTGAAAGCAAATCTCATGTTTTTTTATTAGACAAATATGAAATTATATTGTATCCTAAAAATAGCAAATCAAGTTTTTTTGTTTTAGAAAAAGCAAATGACAAAGTTATTTTTTTTGATAAAACGATAAGCACTTCCCTGATTTCGATTGAAAAATTTACAGCGTCCTTCCCTGCCGCCGACGCGCCTTTGGCTCTCTTTGACGCTGCCCAAATCAGTTTTCCACTGCATTTGCGCCTTTGGCAGGCAGGCGATAGCTTTGCGCCTTTGGGCATGAAAGGCAGACACAAGAAAGTAAGTGATGTTTTAAATGATTTAAAAATTTCAACTTTTGAAAAAAACAACACCTGGGTTTTGCTCTCCAAAGGTGAAATTATTTGGGTTGTCGGCAAAAGAATCAGCGACTTGCACAAAGTTTTGCCTACGACACAGACCCTTTTAGCAGTCAGAATTGAGGCAGAAAAATAG
- a CDS encoding S-adenosylmethionine:tRNA ribosyltransferase-isomerase has translation MKTPLKTPPVLSLTDYTYALPDERIAQFPLPERDASKLLVYKNGEIVHSNFQHLSHFIPNESTLFFNNTKVIPARLYFQKDTGAQIEIFLLAPLAPHSLVAQAMQQKGYAIWKCMIGNLKRWKEGQVLERHFELPTQNFSKNENASASFSESYKKEKPQALTVRATLEDRQKGTVRLEWNQDLYFAEMVELLGKIPLPPYIKRESQDQDQNRYQTIYSKQEGAVAAPTAGLHFTERVFSDLAEKKVQIQELTLHVSAGTFQPIASEDQHNVAQHAMHSEQILLTRANVEAILSAKFITAVGTTSMRTLESAYWYGVMLLEDPESPFFVPKLIAYQHKDTDISLESAFQAILAHLNRHQSDTLMGETEIFILPSYDFKVCDALITNFHQPETTLMLLVAAFVGEDWREIYQQALDHQYRFLSYGDSSLLFRK, from the coding sequence ATGAAAACTCCACTAAAAACTCCACCTGTCCTCTCTCTTACCGATTACACCTACGCGCTTCCCGATGAGCGAATTGCTCAATTTCCCCTACCAGAGCGCGATGCCTCCAAGCTACTTGTGTATAAAAATGGCGAAATAGTACATAGCAATTTTCAACACCTTAGCCATTTTATACCCAACGAAAGTACCCTCTTTTTCAATAATACGAAGGTCATTCCTGCGCGTCTTTATTTTCAAAAAGATACAGGTGCGCAAATAGAGATTTTCTTGCTTGCGCCTCTTGCCCCTCACAGTTTAGTGGCACAAGCCATGCAACAAAAAGGCTACGCCATTTGGAAATGTATGATAGGCAATTTGAAGCGATGGAAAGAAGGGCAGGTTTTGGAGCGTCATTTTGAGCTACCCACTCAAAATTTTTCTAAAAATGAAAACGCAAGTGCTTCATTTTCAGAGTCATACAAAAAAGAAAAGCCGCAGGCTCTTACTGTACGCGCTACCTTAGAAGACCGCCAGAAGGGGACAGTTCGCCTCGAATGGAATCAGGATTTATACTTTGCCGAAATGGTCGAGCTATTGGGCAAAATCCCCCTTCCGCCCTACATCAAGCGCGAAAGCCAAGACCAAGACCAGAATCGCTACCAAACGATTTACTCCAAACAAGAAGGTGCTGTCGCTGCTCCTACCGCAGGGCTGCATTTCACAGAACGTGTTTTTTCTGATTTGGCAGAAAAAAAGGTACAAATTCAGGAGCTAACCTTACATGTAAGCGCAGGCACGTTTCAGCCCATTGCAAGCGAAGACCAGCACAATGTAGCCCAGCACGCCATGCACAGCGAACAGATTTTGCTTACACGTGCTAACGTAGAGGCGATTTTGAGTGCCAAATTTATCACTGCCGTTGGCACGACCTCGATGCGCACACTTGAAAGTGCTTATTGGTATGGCGTGATGTTGTTGGAAGACCCCGAAAGTCCTTTCTTTGTTCCCAAATTGATTGCCTATCAGCACAAGGATACGGATATTTCTTTGGAATCTGCCTTTCAAGCAATTTTGGCGCACCTGAATCGCCACCAAAGCGATACTTTGATGGGCGAAACCGAAATTTTTATCCTGCCAAGTTACGATTTCAAGGTCTGTGATGCCCTCATTACCAACTTTCATCAACCCGAAACGACGCTCATGCTTTTAGTCGCTGCTTTCGTAGGTGAGGATTGGCGCGAAATTTACCAGCAAGCTCTCGACCACCAATATAGGTTTTTGAGTTATGGAGATTCTTCTTTGCTTTTTAGGAAATAG
- a CDS encoding RluA family pseudouridine synthase, with amino-acid sequence METQRNWQRRSRFAGYPKKITIPHGSIYFRTFAAPFIFYTPFVSAFRFIMRKISLENIILFENEDYLVLNKPPFLPSLDERSGEGENLLQVVRRDLPEAQLCHRLDKVTSGAIAVAKNPEAYRHLAIQFENRKVDKIYHAVSNGVHAFEEKVVELPIYKGRQAEARIDFSEGREATTIFNTLRAFRHNTLIECKPLTGRFHQIRIHLATQRAPLVSDRLYGGKDIFLSQYKRHYNLKKWEDERPMIGRAALHAASLTFKGLKQETIEVKAEYPKDFRVLVKLLEDYD; translated from the coding sequence ATGGAAACACAGCGAAATTGGCAAAGACGAAGCCGTTTCGCAGGCTATCCAAAAAAAATAACCATACCGCATGGCTCGATTTATTTTCGTACCTTTGCAGCCCCATTTATCTTTTACACGCCCTTTGTAAGTGCTTTCCGATTTATTATGCGTAAAATTAGTTTAGAAAACATCATTTTGTTTGAAAATGAGGATTACCTTGTTTTGAATAAGCCCCCTTTTCTGCCGTCCTTAGATGAGCGAAGTGGCGAAGGCGAAAACCTGCTACAAGTAGTGAGGCGCGATTTGCCCGAAGCGCAGCTCTGCCACCGTTTGGATAAAGTTACCAGCGGTGCGATTGCGGTAGCGAAAAATCCCGAAGCCTATCGCCATTTGGCGATTCAGTTTGAGAACAGAAAAGTGGATAAAATCTACCATGCCGTTTCCAATGGCGTGCATGCTTTCGAGGAAAAAGTAGTAGAACTACCCATCTACAAAGGCAGGCAGGCAGAAGCACGCATCGACTTCTCCGAAGGCAGAGAAGCAACTACCATTTTCAATACCTTACGCGCCTTTCGCCACAATACCCTGATAGAGTGCAAACCCCTAACAGGGCGTTTCCATCAAATTCGTATCCACTTGGCTACCCAACGCGCCCCCTTAGTGTCGGATAGACTCTATGGTGGCAAAGATATTTTCCTTTCCCAATACAAAAGACACTACAATCTGAAAAAATGGGAAGACGAACGCCCTATGATTGGACGCGCAGCCCTTCATGCGGCAAGCCTCACTTTCAAAGGATTAAAGCAGGAAACGATTGAGGTGAAGGCGGAATATCCCAAAGATTTTAGGGTTTTGGTTAAATTATTGGAAGATTACGATTAA
- a CDS encoding lysophospholipid acyltransferase family protein produces the protein MRYFLLQSLARLPFWFWYLISDVLYFFIFKIIGYRKKVVMENLQIAFPDLSEKERQAIQKAFYHNFTDFIVETLKSFAITPDALRARVRFSANAQKRVAQLLAEGKSAIFLTTHHMNWEWISLHASLTTEMKVMPIYKKLNSPFFEKAIYTMRSKFGAEPVEMKQTYQKMLTPTQPSAFIMVADQTPARSQKKYWTNFMQRPTPFFIGTAILPIRANLEVFFARVRKTKRGHYEYDFEPVAAPPYKEMPDYSILDKYAERVETAVLAQPQTWLWSHRRWKHSEIGKDEAVSQAIQKK, from the coding sequence ATGCGTTACTTTCTGTTACAATCGTTAGCACGATTGCCCTTTTGGTTTTGGTATCTAATTTCTGATGTATTATATTTTTTCATTTTTAAAATTATCGGATATAGAAAAAAAGTGGTAATGGAGAACCTTCAAATTGCTTTTCCCGACCTTAGCGAAAAGGAGCGGCAGGCTATTCAAAAGGCATTTTATCATAATTTTACAGATTTTATAGTAGAAACACTCAAATCATTTGCCATCACCCCTGATGCCCTTAGAGCGCGTGTGCGCTTTTCTGCCAACGCCCAAAAAAGGGTAGCCCAACTTTTAGCAGAGGGAAAATCGGCAATTTTTCTCACCACTCACCACATGAACTGGGAATGGATTTCGCTTCATGCCAGCCTGACAACGGAGATGAAAGTAATGCCTATTTATAAAAAACTAAACAGTCCTTTTTTCGAAAAGGCAATCTACACCATGCGCAGTAAGTTTGGCGCAGAGCCTGTGGAAATGAAACAGACCTACCAAAAAATGCTCACCCCGACTCAACCTTCGGCATTTATCATGGTGGCAGACCAAACGCCTGCTCGTAGTCAGAAAAAATATTGGACAAATTTTATGCAGCGTCCTACGCCTTTTTTCATTGGCACAGCCATTCTACCCATACGCGCGAATTTGGAAGTCTTCTTCGCGCGTGTTCGCAAGACCAAGCGCGGTCATTACGAATATGATTTCGAACCCGTAGCCGCTCCGCCCTACAAAGAAATGCCCGATTATTCTATCCTCGATAAGTATGCAGAAAGGGTAGAAACGGCAGTTTTGGCGCAGCCCCAAACGTGGCTTTGGTCGCATAGGCGATGGAAACACAGCGAAATTGGCAAAGACGAAGCCGTTTCGCAGGCTATCCAAAAAAAATAA